TGGTCACGCGGCCGTTGAGGCGCAGCACGTCCTCGAAGGTCATCTTGCGGAACCAATCGCCGTTGTAGACGATCTCCGTCTTGTCGCGGTCCAGCAGTTTGAAAAGCTGGTCGGTGTAGGTCTTCGCATTCACCAGCACTTCGTCCCGGGTGAGGGGAGGTCGGGTTGCGGAGCGGCCTGAAGGGTCGCCGATCGTTGCGGTGAAGTCCCCGATGATGATCACGATCTGGTGTCCCAGCACCTGGAACTGGCGCATCTTCTCGAAGACCACGGTATGCCCGAGGTGGATGTCGGGAGATGTCGGGTCGAGCCCGAGTTTGATCCGGAGGGGACGGCCGAGGCGGAGCTTCTCGAGAAGTTCTTTCTCGGAGAGGACCTTGGCGGTGCCGGCGATGAGGGTCTGGAGCTGTTCTTCCGGAGTCACGGGGCGCGCAACTTAGGACGCTCCGCAGCGGGTGGCAAGTACTGCGCCGCCTCCCCGGATCCTGCCGGGAAGGGAAAATCCTCCGTATCTCCGGGCTGCGGATATCCACGGCGGAGGCCTGTAGATGCGATTTCAAACGCGCTATCCCTGCCGCCTCGCCTCCGCGAAAAATACCTCCTTGGCACTTGGCAGAGGGGGAAGCCGGGGTTCAATGTATCCGGACATGACTCCGCTCTTGAGGAAGCTCGAGGGGCTGACGGTCCGGGTGGACGACGTCATTTATATGCCCAGCTTGGATGCCCCGCAGGAGCGTCCGCACCCCTTCGTGTACTTCATCTCGATCAAGAACGAGTCCGACGAGAAGGTGACGATCCGCGGCCGCAAGTGGATCGTGCGCGAGGACGATGGCGAGGTGATCGTGGTCGAGGGCGATGGTGTGGTCGGGCAGAGTCCGGTCATCGCGCCAGGTGAACATTTCTCCTACAATAGCTATCACGTGACCCGCGGCGATAGCGTCGCGGAGGGTGCCTTCTTTGGCGAAACGGAGGATGGGGACTGGGTGTTCACCCGCATCCCGGAATTCCAATTGAAGGTCCCGGGCTGGGCCTGATCTGCCCTTGATCGATGCCGCGGTCTTTCCCATGGCTGGATCGGGCCCTGGTCCCTCTTCTCGTGCTGCTGGTGCTTGGCGGCATCGGGCTTTTCATCGAGATCGCACTGGAAGTCCGCGAAAATGAAACGCGGCGTCTCGATGAATCCCTGTTGCTGATGATGCGTGAACCGGGGAATCCCTCGGATCCCATCGGTTCGGATCGTATCGAGGAAATGGCGCGGGATCTCACGGCCTTGGGCGGTCTCACGCTGCTGACCGGCGTGACCTTGGTCGCGACAGGTGTCGCCCTCTTCGCGGATCGGTGGCGCCTGGCACTTCTCGGGGTGGCCTCCGTGCTCGGCGGCACGCTCGTGATGAATCTCTTGAAGCATGGCTTTGATCGCCCGCGGCCGAATCTCGTCGAGCATCACACCGTGGTGCACAATGCGAGTTTCCCCAGCGGTCACTCGATGATGGCAGCCATGGTCTATCTGACGCTTGGCATCTTGCTGGCGCGGACCCAGCCGCGAAAGCGCGTGCGAGCCTTCATCGTGGTGATCTCCATCCTCATCACGATTCTGGTAGGAGTCAGCCGCGTCTATCTCGGCGTTCATTGGCCTACCGATGTGGTCGCAGGCTGGGCCCTTGGTGGAGCGTGGGCCGTGATGTTCTGGCTCCTCGCCATGAAAGTGGATCCCCAGAGTCCGGCGAAATGAGTTCGGACTAGGCGATTGCCTTGGGATTGGCCATTGGGGTGTTTTTCTGACGGCTCGGTTTCAGGGATGCGTGCGCAGCCGTCATGGGTCCTGGATCCATGTGACTGGCATGGTTATCCGGGTCTGGCCTGAAGACGGTGGCAGATGTTTTGCTGCGATCGTTATGAGAACTCCGATGGCGCGATGGCCGAGTTCTCCGGAGCGCGTATCCCGGAGAGCTTTGGCGTGGGAGAGGAAGTTCCGTTGCTCTGCTGCTCGCGCAGTGGAAAGGTCATCACCGATCTTCCGGGTGAAAGACACCTCGCCGTTACGATCGGTTACTTCTGGGCGGGGGGGGATGATCGTTTTGTTTCTGTGCTACCGCTACGGCGGCAGGGCTGCTTGGTTGGTCGGCGTTACCCCATCGGGCGTCGCCAAGAAGTGCATCGGTAGATCGTGAACTTCGATCGG
This portion of the Luteolibacter luteus genome encodes:
- a CDS encoding phosphatase PAP2 family protein; protein product: MPRSFPWLDRALVPLLVLLVLGGIGLFIEIALEVRENETRRLDESLLLMMREPGNPSDPIGSDRIEEMARDLTALGGLTLLTGVTLVATGVALFADRWRLALLGVASVLGGTLVMNLLKHGFDRPRPNLVEHHTVVHNASFPSGHSMMAAMVYLTLGILLARTQPRKRVRAFIVVISILITILVGVSRVYLGVHWPTDVVAGWALGGAWAVMFWLLAMKVDPQSPAK
- a CDS encoding Co(2+)/Mg(2+) efflux protein ApaG, with the protein product MTPLLRKLEGLTVRVDDVIYMPSLDAPQERPHPFVYFISIKNESDEKVTIRGRKWIVREDDGEVIVVEGDGVVGQSPVIAPGEHFSYNSYHVTRGDSVAEGAFFGETEDGDWVFTRIPEFQLKVPGWA